Proteins found in one Miscanthus floridulus cultivar M001 chromosome 4, ASM1932011v1, whole genome shotgun sequence genomic segment:
- the LOC136551035 gene encoding putative F-box protein At5g42430: MDCAKGTAVAGLYDDLMVEILSRVPVKDVRRSKCVSKPWRDLIADPLHRKKLPQTLEGFFHGGAGGRCSYGYFTSLLGSGECVPPVDPSFSFLTAKLPGVKRMVLLDSCNGLLLFGCTREEKFGYIVCNPATEELVAVPASSGSYPPPPPLEKSYDDTDRGRYAHTFLMFDPAASSHFNLVQIRENRSMEEVETVRSYSSETRAWSDRSSKWKQGEKGGEWGLWGRAIIKFTFGRALVNGLLHFIVYHVQKEEALIVAVDGEGKTCRIIGWHDKHECMDATFIGQSQGQLHCISVNLQAQGFRIYCTQVSVWVLEDYVTHEWILKHNVSSSQVFGSLTCPINDFDIVAIHPDHNSIILVQHWNQKLVSYDMDSKKLRALCTLGKGYRFITPHVPCFMESLVLATKD, translated from the coding sequence AGTGCGTGTCCAAACCCTGGCGCGACCTCATCGCCGACCCCCTCCACCGCAAGAAGCTGCCCCAGACCCTGGAAGGCTTCTTccacggcggcgccggcgggcgTTGCAGCTACGGCTATTTCACCAGCCTGTTGGGAAGCGGAGAATGCGTGCCTCCAGTCGACCCGTCCTTCTCCTTCCTCACGGCGAAGCTGCCTGGGGTCAAGCGCATGGTCCTCTTGGATTCCTGCAATGGGCTCCTACTCTTTGGGTGCACCCGGGAGGAAAAGTTCGGGTACATCGTGTGCAACCCTGCGACCGAGGAATTGGTGGCTGTGCCCGCCAGCTCCGGCTCTtatccgccgccgcctcctctggAAAAGAGCTATGATGATACTGATAGGGGAAGATATGCACACACCTTTCTGATGTTTGACCCCGCTGCCTCCTCGCACTTCAACTTGGTCCAGATCCGGGAGAATAGGTCGATGGAGGAGGTGGAAACAGTGCGCTCTTATTCGTCTGAAACCAGGGCATGGAGTGACAGGTCAAGCAAGTGGAAGCAAGGTGAAAAGGGCGGTGAATGGGGACTTTGGGGTAGAGCCATAATCAAATTCACGTTCGGCAGGGCTTTGGTCAATGGTCTGCTGCATTTTATTGTCTACCACGTTCAGAAAGAGGAGGCTCTGATAGTTGCAGTGGATGGGGAAGGAAAAACATGTAGGATCATCGGCTGGCATGATAAGCATGAGTGCATGGATGCTACTTTTATTGGTCAATCCCAAGGCCAGCTGCACTGCATCAGTGTGAATCTGCAAGCACAAGGCTTCCGTATCTACTGCACTCAGGTGTCAGTTTGGGTTCTTGAGGACTATGTTACACACGAATGGATCCTGAAGCACAATGTGAGCTCTTCGCAGGTCTTTGGATCACTGACATGCCCAATCAATGACTTTGATATTGTGGCCATTCATCCGGATCACAATTCGATAATCCTTGTTCAGCACTGGAACCAGAAACTGGTATCATATGACATGGATAGTAAGAAGCTGCGTGCTCTCTGCACTCTAGGAAAGGGGTATCGGTTTATTACCCCGCACGTTCCCTGTTTCATGGAGTCACTGGTTCTTGCCACCAAGGATTGA